One cyanobiont of Ornithocercus magnificus DNA segment encodes these proteins:
- a CDS encoding D-alanine--D-alanine ligase: MEQYYPNLTVNANTLQQDYHVGSLKACSPLCVGVVFGGKSREHFVSIRSAHTVLNALAYGANAERFSPRCFYIDYNGRWWPDSVARSVLERGLTPKIKDLPQPLSRQGFVELPEGGDEVDVWFPVLHGPNGEDGTIQGLFTLMQRPFVGSDVLGSALSMDKLAMKAVFAVSGLPQLPYIGLDVMEFEDPTRCPVLLNHLEDELGYPCFVKPSNLGSSIGISKVWSRKDLLSGLYSAAALSSRVVVEKGIQARELECAVLGQRSNLQTSVVGEVRFNADWYDYKTKYSEELSQILIPAPITSAVSQQVQAMALKACQAVTVYSVARVDFFYEDQSNSLWINEINTLPGFTARSMYPMLWRASGLETDQLVARLVDTAKESRYSQSLEEVNESFR, from the coding sequence GTGGAACAGTATTATCCTAACCTGACAGTTAATGCTAATACCTTGCAGCAAGACTATCATGTTGGAAGCCTCAAGGCTTGTTCACCCCTCTGTGTAGGTGTGGTATTTGGTGGTAAATCCAGAGAGCACTTTGTCTCGATTCGCTCTGCACATACAGTCCTCAACGCACTTGCCTATGGTGCAAATGCGGAACGATTCAGCCCCCGCTGCTTTTATATAGACTACAATGGCCGCTGGTGGCCAGACTCTGTGGCCCGCTCAGTTTTGGAAAGAGGCCTAACCCCCAAGATCAAAGACCTACCACAGCCTTTATCAAGACAAGGCTTTGTTGAGTTACCGGAGGGTGGAGATGAGGTTGATGTCTGGTTTCCTGTATTACATGGCCCTAACGGTGAGGATGGCACTATTCAGGGTTTATTCACGCTGATGCAGCGTCCCTTCGTAGGCTCAGATGTGCTGGGTTCAGCTCTCAGCATGGATAAGCTGGCGATGAAAGCAGTCTTTGCAGTGTCGGGATTGCCTCAACTACCCTACATTGGCTTGGATGTTATGGAATTTGAGGACCCTACACGATGTCCAGTTCTCCTAAATCATCTTGAGGATGAGCTAGGCTATCCCTGCTTTGTTAAGCCATCTAATCTTGGTTCTTCCATTGGCATTAGTAAAGTATGGAGTCGGAAAGATCTACTATCTGGCTTGTACAGTGCTGCGGCACTCAGCTCGAGAGTTGTTGTAGAGAAAGGTATCCAAGCTCGAGAGCTTGAGTGTGCTGTGTTAGGGCAACGCTCTAACTTGCAAACTTCTGTAGTTGGTGAAGTTCGCTTTAACGCTGACTGGTATGACTACAAGACCAAATATTCAGAAGAGCTCAGCCAAATATTGATCCCGGCCCCTATAACATCTGCAGTAAGCCAACAAGTGCAGGCAATGGCCCTCAAGGCTTGCCAAGCAGTGACAGTTTATAGCGTGGCCCGAGTTGATTTCTTCTATGAGGATCAATCCAACTCATTGTGGATTAATGAGATAAATACATTGCCAGGATTTACTGCAAGAAGTATGTATCCTATGTTATGGCGCGCTTCTGGTCTAGAAACTGATCAACTAGTGGCCAGACTAGTAGACACAGCAAAGGAATCAAGATATAGTCAGTCTTTAGAGGAAGTAAACGAATCCTTCCGATGA
- a CDS encoding tRNA (N6-isopentenyl adenosine(37)-C2)-methylthiotransferase MiaB encodes MNKADSERMAGILESMGYQKAQVELEADLVLYNTCTIRNNAEQKVYSYLGRQVQRKRSNPYLTLVIAGCVAQQEGETLLRRVPELDLVMGPQHANRLETLLTQVESGQQVVATEEHFILEDIATPRRDSQITAWVNVIYGCNERCTYCVVPSVRGHEQSRSPEAIRLEMESLAASGYREVTLLGQNIDAYGRDLPEFTVEGQRRHTLTDLLYYVHNVDKIRRIRFATSHPRYFTKRLIAACADLPKVCEHFHIPFQSGDNDVLRAMARGYTVERYQHIIENIRDRIPDAALSADAIVAFPGETDSQFRRTLALVENLGFDQVNTAAYSPRPNTPAATWPNQIEDKVKVERLRELNDIVERTARARNSRYVGRIEEVLVEGVNLRNPAQLMGRTRTNRLTFFPAVSLNSKLCKPGELVSVRIEEARSFSLSGTVLS; translated from the coding sequence ATGAACAAGGCGGATTCAGAGCGCATGGCTGGCATACTCGAGTCAATGGGTTACCAGAAAGCACAAGTTGAGCTAGAAGCTGATCTTGTCTTATATAATACCTGTACTATTAGAAATAATGCTGAGCAGAAGGTTTACAGTTACTTAGGCCGCCAGGTACAGCGGAAAAGGTCTAACCCTTATCTAACTTTAGTCATAGCTGGGTGTGTAGCGCAACAGGAGGGTGAAACTTTGCTTAGGCGAGTGCCTGAGCTCGATTTGGTAATGGGACCACAACATGCTAATCGTCTAGAAACACTATTAACTCAGGTAGAAAGCGGGCAGCAAGTAGTAGCTACCGAAGAGCACTTCATTCTTGAAGACATAGCCACTCCGAGACGAGATAGTCAAATCACTGCTTGGGTCAATGTTATTTACGGTTGTAATGAGCGTTGCACTTACTGCGTCGTGCCATCCGTACGCGGCCATGAGCAATCTCGTTCTCCAGAAGCAATCCGGCTCGAGATGGAAAGCTTGGCAGCAAGTGGTTACCGAGAAGTGACCCTTCTAGGGCAAAACATTGATGCTTATGGCCGAGACCTGCCAGAGTTTACGGTAGAGGGACAACGCCGGCACACTCTTACCGATCTCCTGTATTACGTGCACAATGTAGATAAAATTCGGAGAATTCGCTTCGCTACTAGCCACCCACGTTACTTTACTAAACGACTAATAGCTGCCTGTGCTGATCTTCCCAAGGTATGTGAGCACTTCCACATTCCTTTCCAGAGCGGTGATAACGATGTGCTACGCGCCATGGCCCGTGGCTATACAGTAGAGCGCTACCAGCATATCATTGAAAATATTCGAGACCGCATACCAGATGCTGCCCTTAGTGCTGATGCAATTGTTGCTTTTCCAGGTGAGACTGACTCTCAGTTCCGTCGCACACTTGCCCTAGTAGAGAACCTTGGATTTGATCAAGTAAATACTGCAGCCTATTCACCACGACCAAATACGCCGGCAGCTACTTGGCCGAATCAGATAGAAGACAAAGTTAAAGTCGAGCGGTTACGAGAGCTCAACGATATTGTCGAACGGACTGCTAGGGCTCGTAACAGCCGCTATGTTGGGCGTATTGAGGAAGTACTAGTTGAGGGAGTAAATCTACGAAACCCAGCTCAACTAATGGGAAGAACACGTACTAATCGCCTAACCTTTTTTCCAGCGGTCTCCCTGAATAGCAAGCTTTGTAAACCAGGGGAATTAGTTAGTGTTCGTATTGAGGAGGCTCGATCCTTTTCCTTAAGTGGAACAGTATTATCCTAA
- a CDS encoding cytosine deaminase, translating into MSVIDAWVPGGLIGSSVLASDRFYHRPKHSTHEGLVALRLHWCHGNLTSLELLPDDVVSPSDLILPRLLDAHVHLDKAFTWEKVQNLDGTYTGALSANLYEHTNRTASDVWKRVERALTQALYCGLRALRTHIDSVGPATELSWEVLQDLKHRWHPIVQLQLVALAPLDLWTSAEGERLAARVASCRGLLGGVLVPPCTKRDTSSALSRMLQLAEAHGIGVDLHIDESDRFPAAGLKILLQVLDQCQVTVPITCSHVSSIGMLRPAVLERLIDRMAYHHLQVVALPLTNGWLLGQSPLCTPVQRPLAPIRQLQQSGITVAVASDNVQDPWFPGGNFDPINLMAQSVPLAQLAPWRRTDLAPFTTAAARLMDLDWDGVLRPGAPADFLLLKDTNSWSRVLAGPPSRRVLVRGHWLSTTDDSPAEIDRDSIN; encoded by the coding sequence ATGAGTGTGATCGATGCCTGGGTGCCAGGTGGACTAATTGGATCCTCAGTGCTTGCCTCTGATCGCTTCTATCATAGGCCAAAGCATTCAACACACGAAGGTCTAGTAGCTCTGAGGTTACATTGGTGTCATGGCAACCTTACATCGCTTGAGCTGCTGCCAGATGATGTAGTTTCACCGTCAGACTTAATACTGCCACGGCTGCTGGATGCTCATGTCCATTTGGACAAGGCTTTTACTTGGGAAAAAGTACAAAACTTAGATGGCACATACACTGGGGCTTTAAGTGCTAATCTATACGAGCATACAAATCGTACAGCGTCTGATGTTTGGAAGCGGGTAGAGCGAGCTTTGACTCAGGCTTTATACTGTGGCCTTCGTGCACTCCGCACACATATTGATAGTGTTGGCCCAGCTACCGAGCTAAGTTGGGAAGTATTGCAAGATCTGAAACACCGTTGGCATCCTATAGTGCAGTTGCAATTAGTAGCCCTTGCGCCACTTGATTTATGGACTTCTGCTGAAGGCGAGCGGCTTGCTGCTAGAGTAGCTTCTTGTAGAGGATTGTTAGGTGGAGTATTAGTGCCGCCTTGCACCAAACGCGATACTAGTTCAGCACTAAGTCGAATGCTCCAGCTAGCCGAGGCTCATGGCATCGGCGTTGATCTTCATATAGATGAGTCAGATCGCTTTCCGGCTGCTGGTCTAAAGATACTGTTGCAGGTTCTTGATCAGTGCCAAGTTACAGTGCCAATTACATGTAGTCATGTCAGTAGTATAGGAATGCTACGCCCGGCAGTGCTAGAGCGATTGATTGACCGCATGGCCTATCACCATTTGCAGGTAGTAGCCCTACCACTCACCAATGGTTGGTTGCTTGGACAAAGTCCACTGTGCACACCTGTACAACGTCCCCTTGCTCCAATCCGGCAGCTCCAGCAATCCGGGATCACTGTGGCAGTAGCCAGCGACAACGTTCAAGATCCCTGGTTCCCAGGTGGCAACTTCGACCCGATCAACTTAATGGCACAGTCAGTACCGTTAGCCCAGTTAGCACCTTGGCGACGAACTGACCTTGCACCATTTACCACAGCAGCTGCGCGGCTGATGGATCTTGACTGGGATGGGGTACTCCGGCCTGGTGCTCCAGCTGACTTTCTCCTGCTCAAAGACACAAATAGCTGGAGCAGAGTCCTTGCTGGCCCACCTAGCCGTCGTGTGTTGGTTCGGGGTCATTGGCTTTCCACTACTGATGACTCACCAGCGGAGATAGATCGGGATTCAATAAATTAA
- a CDS encoding FAD-binding oxidoreductase, which translates to MTPSSLDALYNELKVVSDLELLRDRHSLQQFSRDAYSYSPILRPLLDPCCAELVARPHDLKGVHAVAEACARHQVPLTVRGAGTGNYGQSVPLSGGVILLMGALQVVRYLDPATGAVTVESGCLMRDLDQVLRRQGRQLRLSPSTWRSATIGGFIAGGSSGIGSIRWGFLRDPGHLLGLEVITLETVSRQLRLSAAKSESLNHAYGTNGIITAVTLATAPAEEWQEVAVDCENWSTMLQLAHHYCNSALSLQLCTLLDRHIVEHLPRWCGPYAGLHRLLLLVTADALETVKQLALEARATFLHVGAESGRHSAGLRELTWNHTTLHMRAANSDWTYLQLLLPQPELAVMETLQQEWKHHLLWHLEAVRQGGATRFGAIPVVRWRGVNDLEKLMARCRELGIVIFNPHVFTVEDGGLGVVDSHQVEAKHHHDPLGLLNPGKLRGWM; encoded by the coding sequence GTGACTCCATCTTCGCTAGATGCCTTATACAATGAACTCAAGGTAGTCTCTGATCTTGAGCTGCTCCGCGACAGACATAGTCTGCAGCAGTTTTCTCGGGATGCATATAGTTACTCACCAATACTAAGGCCGTTACTCGATCCGTGCTGTGCCGAACTAGTCGCACGTCCACATGATCTAAAGGGAGTTCATGCAGTAGCTGAGGCATGTGCTCGTCATCAAGTACCCCTAACTGTGCGTGGTGCTGGTACTGGAAACTATGGACAGAGTGTGCCTTTGTCTGGAGGTGTTATCTTACTTATGGGGGCTTTGCAAGTGGTCCGCTATCTGGATCCAGCAACTGGCGCAGTCACTGTTGAATCAGGTTGCTTAATGCGAGATCTTGATCAAGTGCTACGGCGGCAAGGCCGTCAACTTAGGCTGTCCCCAAGTACCTGGCGCAGTGCCACAATTGGCGGATTCATTGCTGGGGGCTCTAGCGGCATAGGTTCAATTCGTTGGGGCTTTCTGCGAGATCCCGGCCATTTGCTAGGCCTAGAAGTAATAACCCTAGAGACAGTATCTCGCCAACTTAGACTCTCAGCAGCTAAGTCAGAGTCTCTCAATCATGCCTATGGCACCAATGGAATCATTACAGCAGTTACCTTGGCGACGGCACCAGCCGAGGAGTGGCAAGAGGTAGCTGTCGACTGCGAAAATTGGTCAACAATGCTCCAGTTAGCACATCACTACTGTAACAGTGCACTCTCACTGCAACTCTGCACACTTTTAGACCGACACATTGTCGAGCACCTGCCAAGATGGTGTGGGCCATATGCTGGCCTTCATCGCCTGCTGCTACTAGTAACGGCAGATGCACTCGAGACCGTCAAGCAATTAGCACTTGAAGCAAGAGCCACATTCCTACATGTGGGTGCTGAATCGGGACGTCACAGTGCTGGTCTTCGAGAGCTCACTTGGAATCACACCACATTGCATATGCGTGCTGCAAATTCTGACTGGACTTATCTGCAGTTGCTACTTCCCCAACCTGAGCTAGCTGTAATGGAAACTCTGCAACAGGAGTGGAAACATCATTTACTATGGCATCTAGAGGCTGTCCGACAAGGTGGAGCTACACGATTCGGTGCTATACCTGTCGTGCGCTGGCGTGGCGTTAATGACCTAGAGAAACTTATGGCTCGCTGTCGCGAGCTTGGAATAGTAATCTTTAATCCCCACGTCTTCACAGTTGAAGATGGGGGTTTGGGCGTAGTCGATAGTCATCAAGTAGAAGCCAAACATCACCATGATCCATTAGGTCTACTTAACCCTGGCAAGCTTCGAGGTTGGATGTGA
- a CDS encoding pentapeptide repeat-containing protein codes for MTVIINCTLTTALLVLLLGIAPLQALDTSSGFGLQDRALFQERVDYTLTNQSGADFHGQDLASTSFAGAVGRGANFSEANLSGAILTQGAFAEAVFRGADLSDALMDRADFADTDLRDAVLSGVIASGSSFRNALIEGADFSDALLDKEDMRRLCQDASGVNSRTGIATSDSLGC; via the coding sequence ATGACAGTGATCATTAACTGCACCCTGACAACTGCGCTACTAGTACTGCTGCTAGGTATTGCCCCTTTACAGGCTCTTGACACTAGTTCAGGTTTTGGGCTTCAGGATCGCGCTCTCTTTCAAGAGCGCGTAGACTACACTCTCACTAACCAAAGCGGAGCAGATTTCCACGGCCAGGATCTGGCTAGCACTTCATTTGCTGGCGCAGTTGGACGAGGAGCTAATTTTAGTGAGGCTAACCTAAGTGGTGCAATTCTCACCCAGGGAGCCTTTGCAGAGGCTGTCTTCCGTGGTGCTGATCTCTCAGATGCTCTTATGGACAGAGCAGATTTTGCCGACACTGACCTACGTGACGCTGTACTTAGTGGTGTAATTGCTTCCGGCAGCAGTTTTCGCAATGCACTTATTGAGGGAGCAGATTTCAGTGATGCCTTACTTGATAAAGAAGATATGCGGCGGCTTTGCCAGGATGCAAGTGGTGTTAACTCCCGCACAGGGATTGCTACTTCAGATAGTCTAGGTTGCTGA
- a CDS encoding dihydrofolate synthase, with the protein MSTSDEELDELLHNRGQSRIALGLERIQHALVERGNPCAEIPAIQVAGTNGKGSIAAFLHSTLQVAGIRSGLTISPHLVSWCERIQIDGEAINFETLRQRLEVLQPLRRRLQLSAFELIIMAALEHFADNAVELLILEVGLGGRLDATTAHPLRPLIGLGNIGIDHCEYLGDSLTAITCEKSAVITRGSLVVSANQEQVVRALLEKACEHERATLQWVQPLPPYWKLGIQGELQRENAAVAHALLQQLSRLGWTLDETTIRRGLAQAHWPGRLQHMQWHQRPLLVDGAHNALAAKRLAAERNHWRDGHLSRTWILGIQANKQGTDIVRYLVRSSDSCWIVPVPCLASWSRQSLSESCPELSQVLQEAEDAEVALQQLASAGSWPEPSPVLAGSLYLIGNLLGRGALQAE; encoded by the coding sequence GTGAGCACATCTGATGAAGAACTAGATGAGTTGCTCCACAATCGGGGACAGAGCAGAATAGCTCTTGGACTTGAGCGCATCCAACATGCTCTCGTTGAGCGAGGTAATCCCTGTGCTGAGATTCCTGCGATTCAGGTGGCTGGAACTAATGGTAAAGGGTCAATCGCTGCCTTTCTACACAGCACTCTGCAAGTTGCCGGCATTCGCTCAGGTCTCACCATCTCGCCTCATCTCGTGAGCTGGTGTGAGCGCATACAAATTGATGGTGAGGCAATAAATTTTGAGACGCTACGACAACGCTTGGAGGTACTACAACCACTAAGACGGCGACTGCAGCTCTCAGCTTTCGAACTAATAATCATGGCGGCACTGGAACACTTTGCAGATAATGCTGTTGAGCTGCTTATCCTCGAGGTTGGTCTGGGAGGAAGACTTGACGCAACTACTGCTCATCCACTACGGCCCTTGATCGGCTTAGGAAATATTGGAATTGATCATTGCGAATATCTTGGAGACTCCCTCACTGCAATTACGTGCGAAAAGTCTGCAGTGATAACGCGGGGGTCTCTAGTGGTAAGCGCTAACCAGGAACAGGTTGTTCGCGCGCTTCTGGAGAAAGCATGTGAACATGAAAGGGCAACACTACAATGGGTCCAACCACTACCGCCATACTGGAAACTAGGAATCCAAGGCGAGCTTCAGCGCGAGAATGCGGCTGTCGCACATGCGCTACTACAACAGCTCAGCAGATTGGGGTGGACTTTGGATGAAACCACGATTCGCAGAGGATTAGCCCAAGCTCATTGGCCTGGACGATTGCAGCATATGCAATGGCATCAGAGACCCCTCCTTGTTGACGGTGCACATAATGCTCTTGCAGCAAAGCGCCTTGCAGCAGAGCGAAATCATTGGCGTGACGGCCATCTTTCGCGTACTTGGATCCTTGGCATTCAAGCAAATAAGCAGGGAACTGACATTGTCCGGTATCTTGTGCGTTCAAGTGATAGTTGCTGGATCGTGCCGGTTCCGTGCTTAGCATCCTGGAGCAGACAGTCTCTGTCAGAATCGTGTCCAGAACTCTCGCAAGTCCTGCAAGAGGCCGAAGATGCAGAGGTAGCTTTACAGCAACTTGCCTCCGCCGGTTCTTGGCCAGAGCCAAGTCCAGTGCTAGCAGGATCACTCTATCTAATTGGCAATCTGCTAGGCCGGGGTGCACTGCAGGCAGAGTAG
- a CDS encoding aspartate aminotransferase family protein: MGTYNRLPLTIIRGKGCWLWDDRGRRYLDAVAGIATCTLGHSNRALHRALSRQLGRLQHVSNLYRISEQEELASWLVANSCADSVFFCNSGAEANEAAIKLARKHAHCRGISKPIILSASSSFHGRTLAAVSATGQPRYHQGFAPLVSGFEFFPYNDFIAFERLVEQIERNGPRVAAVLVEPLQGEGGVNPGECAVFRCIRDQCDTRGILLILDEIQIGMGRSGQLWGYEHLGIEPDAFTLAKGLGGGHAIGALLVQKKADIFEPGDHASTFGGNPFACRAGLTVARELEHCDLLRNVRDRGNQLQRGLQQLVNAFPRQLEGTRGWGLLQGLVLRRNDNIDAMAIARAALEEKLLIASAGKQVVRLVPPLTISKREICQLLCRLQATLQRCF, encoded by the coding sequence ATGGGAACATACAATAGACTCCCCCTCACCATAATTAGAGGCAAAGGCTGCTGGCTTTGGGATGATCGTGGTAGGAGATATCTTGACGCAGTTGCTGGGATTGCTACATGCACGCTTGGCCATAGCAACAGGGCATTGCATAGAGCTCTCTCCAGACAACTAGGCCGGCTACAACACGTGTCAAATCTTTACCGAATCTCTGAGCAGGAAGAGCTTGCCAGCTGGTTAGTAGCTAATAGCTGTGCAGATAGTGTCTTCTTCTGTAATTCTGGTGCTGAAGCTAATGAAGCTGCAATTAAGCTAGCGCGTAAACACGCTCATTGCCGTGGTATCAGCAAGCCGATAATTTTATCAGCTAGCTCTAGTTTTCATGGGCGCACACTAGCAGCAGTTAGTGCGACTGGTCAGCCTCGTTATCATCAAGGCTTTGCTCCATTGGTCTCTGGCTTCGAGTTCTTTCCGTATAATGACTTTATAGCATTTGAGCGACTAGTTGAACAAATTGAGAGGAATGGACCTCGTGTCGCAGCAGTATTAGTAGAGCCTTTACAGGGTGAAGGTGGTGTTAATCCTGGTGAATGTGCTGTTTTTAGGTGTATTCGTGACCAATGTGATACGAGGGGAATTCTGTTAATCCTTGACGAGATTCAAATAGGCATGGGACGTAGTGGGCAACTCTGGGGATATGAACACCTCGGCATCGAACCAGATGCATTCACCCTTGCCAAAGGCCTTGGTGGTGGTCATGCGATTGGTGCTCTACTTGTGCAGAAGAAAGCCGACATATTTGAACCTGGTGATCATGCCAGTACATTTGGCGGTAATCCCTTCGCTTGTCGTGCAGGTCTTACTGTAGCTAGAGAGCTTGAGCACTGCGATTTACTCAGAAATGTTCGAGATAGAGGTAATCAATTGCAGAGAGGATTACAGCAATTAGTAAATGCCTTTCCAAGACAACTCGAAGGCACCCGTGGCTGGGGACTTTTACAAGGTTTGGTCTTACGCAGAAATGATAACATTGATGCTATGGCAATTGCACGTGCTGCGCTTGAAGAAAAGTTGTTAATAGCATCAGCTGGTAAACAGGTAGTACGCCTCGTGCCACCACTAACTATTAGCAAGCGTGAGATATGTCAATTACTCTGTCGGCTCCAGGCAACTCTGCAGCGTTGTTTCTAA
- a CDS encoding 3-hydroxyacyl-[acyl-carrier-protein] dehydratase FabZ, translating into MGLLPHRYPFALVDRLVACEPGVSAEAIKNVTLNEPHFPGHFPGRPLMPGVLIVEAMAQVAGLIITQMPDTPDGLFVFTGIDGVRFRRPVVPGDQLRIHCKTLSLKRNNTIGKVYAKACVDDKEVCSGNLMFSLLIEKT; encoded by the coding sequence ATGGGCTTGCTGCCTCATCGTTATCCCTTCGCTTTGGTAGACCGCTTGGTGGCTTGTGAGCCTGGTGTCAGCGCTGAGGCAATCAAGAATGTCACTCTTAACGAGCCCCACTTCCCAGGGCACTTTCCCGGACGTCCTTTGATGCCTGGTGTACTGATCGTGGAGGCTATGGCCCAAGTTGCCGGTCTGATTATTACCCAGATGCCTGATACTCCTGATGGGCTCTTTGTCTTCACTGGTATTGATGGTGTTCGCTTCAGGCGTCCTGTCGTACCAGGCGACCAGCTGCGTATCCATTGCAAGACACTCAGCCTCAAGCGCAATAATACTATAGGCAAGGTGTATGCCAAAGCTTGTGTTGACGACAAAGAAGTCTGCTCTGGCAACCTGATGTTCTCACTACTAATAGAAAAGACATAA
- a CDS encoding aspartoacylase: MERSAVLLVAGTHGNELNALWLLNQWQQQPDLLKHHDWPVHVVTGNPAACASCRRYVDFDLNRIFCSDLIQAPAAPSDNLELRRARELVAAHGPMGSEPCKIAIDLHNTTAAMGSCLVVYGHRPADLALAALIQNRLGLPVYLHENDPLQTGFLVSFWPCGLVIEIGPVPQGVVRCQVVEQARLALQAVFDLLTAVESGSARYPKHLVVHKHVQNINRPRDRETGGVAEVAAERDGRDWQPIHDGAELFQTAAGEPIQLVGWGDSPVVPVFINEAAYTEKGIALSLTKREIWPLADCWKKALQCVLQATPACLGQ, encoded by the coding sequence ATGGAACGATCAGCTGTGCTCCTAGTTGCCGGAACCCACGGCAATGAACTTAATGCTTTGTGGCTTCTAAATCAATGGCAACAGCAACCTGACTTGCTCAAGCATCATGATTGGCCAGTACACGTTGTAACCGGTAACCCTGCTGCGTGTGCGTCCTGTCGTCGCTACGTTGACTTCGACCTAAACCGCATTTTCTGCAGCGACTTGATTCAGGCTCCAGCTGCTCCTAGTGACAACCTTGAGCTCCGCCGTGCTCGTGAGCTCGTTGCTGCACATGGGCCAATGGGTAGTGAGCCTTGCAAGATTGCTATTGATCTTCACAACACTACAGCTGCTATGGGTAGCTGTCTAGTAGTCTACGGGCATCGCCCTGCAGACTTAGCCCTAGCTGCATTAATACAAAACCGTCTTGGACTTCCTGTCTATTTACATGAGAATGATCCATTACAAACTGGCTTCCTAGTGAGCTTTTGGCCTTGCGGTCTGGTGATCGAAATAGGCCCAGTACCACAAGGAGTAGTGAGATGCCAAGTTGTTGAGCAAGCACGCCTAGCTTTGCAGGCTGTCTTTGACCTGCTCACAGCTGTAGAGAGCGGAAGCGCCCGCTACCCAAAGCACCTAGTTGTTCACAAACATGTTCAGAATATAAATCGACCACGTGACCGTGAAACTGGTGGGGTAGCTGAGGTTGCGGCAGAACGTGATGGTCGTGACTGGCAGCCGATCCATGATGGCGCTGAGCTCTTCCAGACAGCTGCCGGCGAACCAATTCAGTTAGTAGGCTGGGGAGACAGTCCAGTTGTACCTGTCTTTATCAACGAAGCGGCTTACACCGAAAAGGGAATAGCACTTAGTCTTACCAAGCGCGAGATTTGGCCCCTGGCTGATTGTTGGAAGAAAGCTCTACAATGTGTATTGCAAGCCACACCAGCATGTTTAGGTCAATAG
- a CDS encoding glutathione-dependent reductase, which yields MMIPPQLVSSARWGWHRQWKLLMAAGFGPSDARGNYQRASGKVHSEYMPLPENLCCRPQEDQPILIVAHSCPWAHRAWLTVNLRELKGRLKLLVAEADTEAGRWCLAPPWRGCHTLAALYRLARETDMLRATVPLLVDPLPAPRVLSNESALMVELLNLWPAAETAPDLAPENLKTELQNWHQLLQPAVNDGVYRCGFARNQAAYDTAETALFAALDVVESNLAARGPWLCGEQLTLADVRLFPTMVRWETVYAPLFGCSRKPLQHFPEILSWRRRFYTLSGVAETCDVEAWRRDYFGALFPLNPSGIIPAGPDLNMLVAN from the coding sequence ATGATGATCCCTCCACAGCTTGTGTCCTCTGCTCGCTGGGGATGGCATCGCCAGTGGAAACTACTGATGGCAGCGGGTTTTGGCCCGTCAGATGCACGAGGCAATTACCAGCGAGCGTCTGGGAAGGTCCATAGTGAATACATGCCGTTACCAGAAAATCTGTGTTGCCGGCCACAAGAGGACCAACCGATCTTAATTGTTGCTCATAGTTGCCCTTGGGCCCACCGGGCCTGGTTAACGGTGAACCTACGTGAACTTAAGGGAAGACTAAAGCTGTTGGTTGCAGAAGCTGACACAGAAGCAGGTCGCTGGTGTCTAGCTCCACCTTGGAGAGGGTGTCACACACTTGCCGCTCTGTATCGATTAGCTAGAGAAACCGACATGCTCCGAGCAACAGTGCCCTTGCTTGTCGATCCGCTACCAGCTCCGCGGGTGCTAAGCAATGAGAGCGCGCTAATGGTAGAGTTACTTAATCTTTGGCCAGCTGCGGAAACAGCTCCCGATCTCGCGCCAGAAAATCTCAAGACAGAATTGCAAAATTGGCATCAACTGCTGCAGCCAGCTGTCAACGACGGTGTCTACCGTTGTGGTTTTGCCCGCAATCAAGCGGCCTACGACACAGCTGAGACTGCTCTCTTTGCGGCGCTTGACGTAGTTGAGTCAAACCTTGCAGCTCGTGGTCCATGGCTTTGTGGTGAACAGCTTACACTTGCAGATGTAAGGCTTTTCCCAACAATGGTTCGTTGGGAGACAGTTTACGCCCCACTTTTCGGCTGCAGCCGGAAGCCTCTCCAGCATTTTCCTGAAATTCTTAGCTGGCGACGTAGGTTCTACACACTTTCAGGCGTTGCTGAAACCTGTGATGTGGAGGCTTGGCGTCGCGACTATTTTGGGGCCTTGTTTCCACTTAATCCTAGCGGCATTATTCCAGCAGGTCCTGATCTCAATATGCTGGTTGCCAATTAA